From a region of the Alosa sapidissima isolate fAloSap1 chromosome 9, fAloSap1.pri, whole genome shotgun sequence genome:
- the LOC121718810 gene encoding NACHT, LRR and PYD domains-containing protein 12-like isoform X1 yields the protein MSNMEVLLDTLEELTAKELKKFKLFLTEETLEGVQHIPRGQLENADATDVTSKMRDVYGQGGALKVTLHVLKKMNHNELADRLEGELEKRVSRQDSGKGSEYAIRRQVSQLLKTDLKNKYASLLEGPEEAKVQLDEVYTDIHVTEGVCEEVNTQHEVQQIHMQTKFHSEKDIIIKCNDIMKSPPGKKVRTVMTTGIAGIGKSVCVQKFCLDWAEERANQDIDFIFVLPFRELRFLDSEQYSLPTLLLSFYPELTELNNVKIYGNSKILFIFDGLDESKLELNFPSTQKLHDLKQTSSLGKLLTNLIQGHLLRSSLIWITSRPAAANQIPSHYVDKWTEICGFNDIQKDEYFSKRMANSHTDKIISQIKTRCSLYIMCHIPVFCWILVCVLQDMLTPNSKMEIPTTMTELFIHFLLIQTNRKNQRCFGQSETNRRELLKRHKEHILRLSELAFKQLQKGNILFSQKDLAESGIVDHAIEEHSEMCTQIIKKDRTFYKTTFYCFVHLSVQEFLAALHVFHSFVSKNYKVLEPFSEQMCALSNQAQTTSSQPEDMLKSINKSVYMKSWRSLKSFFKPRVPHKDKMLGGEEWPEDSHKEGSCQNEMPLHVLFNGAVDKSLQFDGGHYDLFLRFLLGITLESNQDLLGGLLPQIKESSASLETTTKYIKGILSEDGHSVERCLNLFLCLLEMKNNSVSEEIEQYVISGKELTPAQCSLQAYILLMSEEVLDDFNLTMYRTSQEGRKRLLIVLRSCRKAQLKGCGLSEKSCGVISANLQSESACLQELDLSSNPLCDAGVERLSAGLKHTYCTLETLRLAGCSLSRDSCRTLSSVLQSESSQLRELDLSSNPLKDSGVELLSAGLRHTNCRLDTLRLADCELTSTGCQTLALVLQSDNSHLKNLDLSNNDLTDSGVKELCAALGHRSCKLELLRLSGCLISQRGCDFIVSALTSNPDSLLTELDLSYTHPGDAGLQMLSTIPCGQMKVNAENSSESMLKRGLKKYACELTLDPDTAHRRLLLSEGNKKVMWESEKQSYPDHPDRFDVWPQVLSRQPLTGRCYWECEWSGKWADMGVAYESINRKGDWDDCGLGYNHKSWCLKCGNGFLFWHNKIKTDIPAPPSGISRVGVYLDREAGSLSFYRVSSDTLTHLHTFYSTLTDEHLYAGVGLWPGCTVSLCQIT from the exons ATGTCCAACATGGAAGTTCTCCTTGACACTCTTGAAGAGCTGACAGCTAAAGAGCTGAAGAAGTTCAAGCTTTTCTTAACTGAGGAGACACTGGAGGGGGTTCAGCATATTCCCAGAGGACAGCTGGAGAACGCCGATGCCACAGATGTCACCAGTAAGATGAGGGACGTCTACGGCCAGGGTGGTGCCCTGAAGGTCACTCTGCACGTGCTGAAGAAGATGAATCACAATGAGCTTGCAGACAGACTAGAAGGAGAGCTGGAAAAGAG GGTTTCAAGACAAGACAGTGGCAAAGGTTCTG AATATGCCATCCGACGGCAGGTGAGTCAACTGCTTAAGACTGACCTGAAGAATAAATATGCTAGCCTCCTTGAAGGCCCTGAGGAGGCTAAAGTCCAGCTGGATGAGGTCTACACAGATATCCATGTcacagagggagtgtgtgaagAGGTGAATACTCAACATGAAGTTCAGCAGATTCATATGCAGACCAAATTTCATTCAGAAAAAGACATTATAATCAAGTGCAATGACATTATGAAATCTCCACCTGGTAAAAAAGTCAGAACAGTGATGACCACTGGCATTGCTGGCATTGGGAAATCTGTTTGTGTACAGAAGTTCTGTCTAGACTGGGCAGAAGAAAGGGCCAATCAGGACATAGATTTCATCTTTGTGCTTCCTTTCCGAGAACTGCGCTTCCTTGACTCAGAGCAGTACAGTCTTCCCACACTTTTGTTGTCTTTCTATCCCGAGCTGACTGAGTTGAATAATGTGAAGATATATGGCAACTCAAAGATTTTGTTTATCTTCGATGGTCTAGATGAAAGCAAACTAGAGCTCAATTTCCCATCTACTCAAAAGCTGCATGATCTGAAACAGACATCATCTTTGGGTAAGCTACTAACAAATCTCATTCAAGGCCATCTGCTCCGTTCATCTCTCATCTGGATCACCTCAAGGCCTGCAGCAGCCAATCAGATCCCTTCTCATTACGTAGACAAGTGGACAGAAATATGTGGATTTAATGACATCCAAAAGGATGAGTACTTCAGCAAGAGAATGGCAAATAGTCATACTGACAAGATCATTTCACAAATCAAGACAAGATGCAGCCTCTACATCATGTGTCACATACCAGTCTTCTGTTGGATCCTTGTCTGTGTGCTTCAGGACATGCTGACTCCCAATTCTAAAATGGAAATACCAACAACCATGACTGAACTCTTCATCCACTTCCTACTCATACAGACTAACAGGAAGAACCAGAGATGTTTTGGCCAAAGTGAAACCAACAGACGGGAGCTCCTGAAGAGACACAAGGAACACATACTGAGATTGTCTGAACTGGCTTTTAAGCAACTGCAAAAGGGCAACATCTTGTTTAGCCAAAAGGATCTTGCAGAAAGTGGCATTGTTGACCATGCCATTGAAGAACACTCTGAAATGTGCACACAGATCATCAAGAAAGACCGTACTTTCTATAAAACAACATTCTACTGCTTTGTTCATCTGAGTGTCCAGGAGTTTCTGGCAGCTCTCCATGTGTTCCATAGTTTTGTGAGTAAGAACTATAAGGTGCTGGAACCCTTTTCAGAGCAGATGTGTGCACTTTCCAACCAAGCCCAAACAACCAGTTCCCAACCAGAGGACATGCTGAAGAGCATAAATAAATCAGTCTACATGAAGTCATGGAGAAGCCTTAAGTCTTTTTTTAAACCCAGAGTTCCTCACAAAGACAAGATgttgggaggagaggagtggccTGAAGATTCCCACAAAGAGGGTTCCTGTCAAAACGAGATGCCATTGCATGTTCTGTTCAATGGAGCAGTGGACAAATCCTTACAGTTTGACGGTGGGCACTATGATCTTTTTCTGCGCTTCCTTCTGGGAATAACACTGGAGTCCAATCAAGACCTACTGGGAGGCTTACTTCCACAGATAAAGGAAAGTTCAGCAAGTCTCGAGACAACCACCAAGTACATCAAGGGCATTCTTAGTGAGGATGGCCATTCAGTTGAGAGATGTCTGAATCTGTTCCTCTGTCTACTTGAAATGAAGAACAACTCAGTTTCTGAGGAAATTGAACAGTATGTAATATCTGGGAAAGAACTCACACCAGCCCAGTGTTCATTACAGGCATACATACTTCTAATGTCAGAGGAAGTATTGGATGACTTCAATCTGACAATGTACAGAACATCCCAGGAGGGTCGCAAAAGATTGCTCATTGTGCTGAGGAGCTGCAGAAAGGCTCA ATTGAAGGGCTGTGGTCTCAGTGAAAAATCCTGTGGGGTTATATCCGCTAATCTCCAATCTGAAAGTGCATGCCTGCAAGAGTTGGACCTGAGCTCTAATCCCCTGTGTGATGCTGGGGTGGAGCGTCTGTCTGCTGGactgaaacacacatactgcacactgGAGACACTGAG ACTGGCTGGCTGTAGTCTAAGTCGAGATTCCTGTAGAACTCTTTCATCAGTTCTCCAGTCAGAAAGCTCACAGCTGAGAGAGTTGGACCTGAGCTCTAATCCTCTGAAGGATTCTGGAGTGGAGCTGTTGTCTGCTGGACTGAGGCAC ACTAACTGCAGACTGGACACACTGAG ACTTGCTGACTGTGAACTCACAAGTACTGGTTGCCAAACACTGGCACTGGTTCTCCAGTCAGACAACTCCCACCTGAAGAATCTTGACCTGTCCAACAACGACTTGACCGATTCTGGAGTGAAGGAGCTGTGTGCTGCTCTGGGACATCGGAGCTGTAAACTGGAGCTGTTGAG GCTCTCTGGTTGTCTGATCTCACAGAGAGGATGTGATTTTATAGTCTCAGCGCTGACATCAAACCCTGACTCCCTCCTCACTGAACTCGACCTGAGCTACACTCACCCAGGAGACGCTGGACTACAGATGCTGTCAACAATTCCTTGTGGTCAAATGAAGGTCAA TGCAGAGAACAGTTCAGAAAGCATGCTGAAGAGAGGACTGAAGAAGT aTGCCTGTGAGCTCACACTGGAcccagacacagcacacagacgtCTCCTCCTGTCTGAAGGGAACAAGAAGGTGATGTGGGAGAGTGAGAAGCAGTCGTATCCTGACCACCCAGACAGATTTGATGTGTGGCCACAGGTCCTGAGCAGACAGCCCCTGACTGGACGCTGCTACTGGGAGTGTGAGTGGTCAGGGAAGTGGGCGGATATGGGAGTGGCCTATGAAAGCATCAACAGGAAAGGAGACTGGGACGACTGTGGACTGGGATACAATCACAAGTCCTGGTGTCTGAAGTGTGGAAATGGTTTCCTTTTCTGGCACAATAAAATCAAAACGGACATTCCTGCTCCCCCTTCAGGCATCAGTAGAGTAGGAGTGTATCTGGACCGTGAGGCCGGCAGTCTGTCCTTCTACAGGGTCTCCTcggacactctcacacacctgcacacgttCTACAGCACACTCACTGATGAGCACCTTTATGCTGGTGTTGGGCTTTGGCCTGGCTGCACTGTGTCTCTGTGCCAGATCACATGA
- the LOC121718810 gene encoding NACHT, LRR and PYD domains-containing protein 12-like isoform X2, translating into MSNMEVLLDTLEELTAKELKKFKLFLTEETLEGVQHIPRGQLENADATDVTSKMRDVYGQGGALKVTLHVLKKMNHNELADRLEGELEKRVSRQDSGKGSEYAIRRQVSQLLKTDLKNKYASLLEGPEEAKVQLDEVYTDIHVTEGVCEEVNTQHEVQQIHMQTKFHSEKDIIIKCNDIMKSPPGKKVRTVMTTGIAGIGKSVCVQKFCLDWAEERANQDIDFIFVLPFRELRFLDSEQYSLPTLLLSFYPELTELNNVKIYGNSKILFIFDGLDESKLELNFPSTQKLHDLKQTSSLGKLLTNLIQGHLLRSSLIWITSRPAAANQIPSHYVDKWTEICGFNDIQKDEYFSKRMANSHTDKIISQIKTRCSLYIMCHIPVFCWILVCVLQDMLTPNSKMEIPTTMTELFIHFLLIQTNRKNQRCFGQSETNRRELLKRHKEHILRLSELAFKQLQKGNILFSQKDLAESGIVDHAIEEHSEMCTQIIKKDRTFYKTTFYCFVHLSVQEFLAALHVFHSFVSKNYKVLEPFSEQMCALSNQAQTTSSQPEDMLKSINKSVYMKSWRSLKSFFKPRVPHKDKMLGGEEWPEDSHKEGSCQNEMPLHVLFNGAVDKSLQFDGGHYDLFLRFLLGITLESNQDLLGGLLPQIKESSASLETTTKYIKGILSEDGHSVERCLNLFLCLLEMKNNSVSEEIEQYVISGKELTPAQCSLQAYILLMSEEVLDDFNLTMYRTSQEGRKRLLIVLRSCRKAQLKGCGLSEKSCGVISANLQSESACLQELDLSSNPLCDAGVERLSAGLKHTYCTLETLRLAGCSLSRDSCRTLSSVLQSESSQLRELDLSSNPLKDSGVELLSAGLRHIKCRLETLRLADCELTSTGCQTLALVLQSDNSHLKNLDLSNNDLTDSGVKELCAALGHRSCKLELLRLSGCLISQRGCDFIVSALTSNPDSLLTELDLSYTHPGDAGLQMLSTIPCGQMKVNAENSSESMLKRGLKKYACELTLDPDTAHRRLLLSEGNKKVMWESEKQSYPDHPDRFDVWPQVLSRQPLTGRCYWECEWSGKWADMGVAYESINRKGDWDDCGLGYNHKSWCLKCGNGFLFWHNKIKTDIPAPPSGISRVGVYLDREAGSLSFYRVSSDTLTHLHTFYSTLTDEHLYAGVGLWPGCTVSLCQIT; encoded by the exons ATGTCCAACATGGAAGTTCTCCTTGACACTCTTGAAGAGCTGACAGCTAAAGAGCTGAAGAAGTTCAAGCTTTTCTTAACTGAGGAGACACTGGAGGGGGTTCAGCATATTCCCAGAGGACAGCTGGAGAACGCCGATGCCACAGATGTCACCAGTAAGATGAGGGACGTCTACGGCCAGGGTGGTGCCCTGAAGGTCACTCTGCACGTGCTGAAGAAGATGAATCACAATGAGCTTGCAGACAGACTAGAAGGAGAGCTGGAAAAGAG GGTTTCAAGACAAGACAGTGGCAAAGGTTCTG AATATGCCATCCGACGGCAGGTGAGTCAACTGCTTAAGACTGACCTGAAGAATAAATATGCTAGCCTCCTTGAAGGCCCTGAGGAGGCTAAAGTCCAGCTGGATGAGGTCTACACAGATATCCATGTcacagagggagtgtgtgaagAGGTGAATACTCAACATGAAGTTCAGCAGATTCATATGCAGACCAAATTTCATTCAGAAAAAGACATTATAATCAAGTGCAATGACATTATGAAATCTCCACCTGGTAAAAAAGTCAGAACAGTGATGACCACTGGCATTGCTGGCATTGGGAAATCTGTTTGTGTACAGAAGTTCTGTCTAGACTGGGCAGAAGAAAGGGCCAATCAGGACATAGATTTCATCTTTGTGCTTCCTTTCCGAGAACTGCGCTTCCTTGACTCAGAGCAGTACAGTCTTCCCACACTTTTGTTGTCTTTCTATCCCGAGCTGACTGAGTTGAATAATGTGAAGATATATGGCAACTCAAAGATTTTGTTTATCTTCGATGGTCTAGATGAAAGCAAACTAGAGCTCAATTTCCCATCTACTCAAAAGCTGCATGATCTGAAACAGACATCATCTTTGGGTAAGCTACTAACAAATCTCATTCAAGGCCATCTGCTCCGTTCATCTCTCATCTGGATCACCTCAAGGCCTGCAGCAGCCAATCAGATCCCTTCTCATTACGTAGACAAGTGGACAGAAATATGTGGATTTAATGACATCCAAAAGGATGAGTACTTCAGCAAGAGAATGGCAAATAGTCATACTGACAAGATCATTTCACAAATCAAGACAAGATGCAGCCTCTACATCATGTGTCACATACCAGTCTTCTGTTGGATCCTTGTCTGTGTGCTTCAGGACATGCTGACTCCCAATTCTAAAATGGAAATACCAACAACCATGACTGAACTCTTCATCCACTTCCTACTCATACAGACTAACAGGAAGAACCAGAGATGTTTTGGCCAAAGTGAAACCAACAGACGGGAGCTCCTGAAGAGACACAAGGAACACATACTGAGATTGTCTGAACTGGCTTTTAAGCAACTGCAAAAGGGCAACATCTTGTTTAGCCAAAAGGATCTTGCAGAAAGTGGCATTGTTGACCATGCCATTGAAGAACACTCTGAAATGTGCACACAGATCATCAAGAAAGACCGTACTTTCTATAAAACAACATTCTACTGCTTTGTTCATCTGAGTGTCCAGGAGTTTCTGGCAGCTCTCCATGTGTTCCATAGTTTTGTGAGTAAGAACTATAAGGTGCTGGAACCCTTTTCAGAGCAGATGTGTGCACTTTCCAACCAAGCCCAAACAACCAGTTCCCAACCAGAGGACATGCTGAAGAGCATAAATAAATCAGTCTACATGAAGTCATGGAGAAGCCTTAAGTCTTTTTTTAAACCCAGAGTTCCTCACAAAGACAAGATgttgggaggagaggagtggccTGAAGATTCCCACAAAGAGGGTTCCTGTCAAAACGAGATGCCATTGCATGTTCTGTTCAATGGAGCAGTGGACAAATCCTTACAGTTTGACGGTGGGCACTATGATCTTTTTCTGCGCTTCCTTCTGGGAATAACACTGGAGTCCAATCAAGACCTACTGGGAGGCTTACTTCCACAGATAAAGGAAAGTTCAGCAAGTCTCGAGACAACCACCAAGTACATCAAGGGCATTCTTAGTGAGGATGGCCATTCAGTTGAGAGATGTCTGAATCTGTTCCTCTGTCTACTTGAAATGAAGAACAACTCAGTTTCTGAGGAAATTGAACAGTATGTAATATCTGGGAAAGAACTCACACCAGCCCAGTGTTCATTACAGGCATACATACTTCTAATGTCAGAGGAAGTATTGGATGACTTCAATCTGACAATGTACAGAACATCCCAGGAGGGTCGCAAAAGATTGCTCATTGTGCTGAGGAGCTGCAGAAAGGCTCA ATTGAAGGGCTGTGGTCTCAGTGAAAAATCCTGTGGGGTTATATCCGCTAATCTCCAATCTGAAAGTGCATGCCTGCAAGAGTTGGACCTGAGCTCTAATCCCCTGTGTGATGCTGGGGTGGAGCGTCTGTCTGCTGGactgaaacacacatactgcacactgGAGACACTGAG ACTGGCTGGCTGTAGTCTAAGTCGAGATTCCTGTAGAACTCTTTCATCAGTTCTCCAGTCAGAAAGCTCACAGCTGAGAGAGTTGGACCTGAGCTCTAATCCTCTGAAGGATTCTGGAGTGGAGCTGTTGTCTGCTGGACTGAGGCACATTAAATGCAGACTGGAGACATTGAG ACTTGCTGACTGTGAACTCACAAGTACTGGTTGCCAAACACTGGCACTGGTTCTCCAGTCAGACAACTCCCACCTGAAGAATCTTGACCTGTCCAACAACGACTTGACCGATTCTGGAGTGAAGGAGCTGTGTGCTGCTCTGGGACATCGGAGCTGTAAACTGGAGCTGTTGAG GCTCTCTGGTTGTCTGATCTCACAGAGAGGATGTGATTTTATAGTCTCAGCGCTGACATCAAACCCTGACTCCCTCCTCACTGAACTCGACCTGAGCTACACTCACCCAGGAGACGCTGGACTACAGATGCTGTCAACAATTCCTTGTGGTCAAATGAAGGTCAA TGCAGAGAACAGTTCAGAAAGCATGCTGAAGAGAGGACTGAAGAAGT aTGCCTGTGAGCTCACACTGGAcccagacacagcacacagacgtCTCCTCCTGTCTGAAGGGAACAAGAAGGTGATGTGGGAGAGTGAGAAGCAGTCGTATCCTGACCACCCAGACAGATTTGATGTGTGGCCACAGGTCCTGAGCAGACAGCCCCTGACTGGACGCTGCTACTGGGAGTGTGAGTGGTCAGGGAAGTGGGCGGATATGGGAGTGGCCTATGAAAGCATCAACAGGAAAGGAGACTGGGACGACTGTGGACTGGGATACAATCACAAGTCCTGGTGTCTGAAGTGTGGAAATGGTTTCCTTTTCTGGCACAATAAAATCAAAACGGACATTCCTGCTCCCCCTTCAGGCATCAGTAGAGTAGGAGTGTATCTGGACCGTGAGGCCGGCAGTCTGTCCTTCTACAGGGTCTCCTcggacactctcacacacctgcacacgttCTACAGCACACTCACTGATGAGCACCTTTATGCTGGTGTTGGGCTTTGGCCTGGCTGCACTGTGTCTCTGTGCCAGATCACATGA